A region from the Gemmatimonas aurantiaca genome encodes:
- a CDS encoding alpha/beta fold hydrolase, whose amino-acid sequence MRFTSPAALASLLATLATPLTISATTAAAGPCTRAVTACERWVTFGKGPARSMVYATYSLDAANPNLTRALIMVHGAGRNADHYFETANAAGFLAGALENTLIIAPRFIAGQDKPSANEVMWPEGGNSWRAGGMSPNNPTISSFDFVDELVRKLSNKKNFPKLTRIVIAGHSAGGQFATRYGMVNKVHDTPGVELSYVVANPSSYAWPSAVRPLPTGDANPVDADKAALGRDGEKVHTNYTFGAADAGKAPNYNRWPAGLENLAGYSAGMDTAQLVKQLVKRPATYLLGQVDVLPLGGFDSSPNAMAQGPTRRARGEAFFKYVNETLGAKHNAIIVSECGHNDRCVFTTDVVLPVIFPK is encoded by the coding sequence ATGCGCTTCACCTCCCCCGCTGCTCTCGCGAGTCTGCTCGCCACACTCGCCACCCCGCTCACCATCTCCGCCACGACGGCCGCCGCCGGTCCCTGCACCAGGGCGGTGACCGCCTGCGAGCGATGGGTCACCTTCGGCAAGGGCCCGGCCCGCTCGATGGTGTACGCCACGTACTCCCTCGACGCGGCCAATCCGAACCTGACCCGCGCGCTCATCATGGTGCATGGCGCAGGACGCAATGCCGATCACTACTTCGAAACGGCCAATGCGGCCGGTTTTCTGGCGGGCGCGCTAGAGAACACCCTCATCATCGCCCCGCGATTCATTGCCGGTCAGGACAAGCCCTCGGCCAACGAGGTCATGTGGCCCGAAGGAGGCAACTCCTGGCGTGCGGGAGGCATGTCGCCCAACAATCCCACCATCTCGTCGTTCGATTTTGTCGACGAACTGGTGCGCAAGCTGTCCAACAAGAAGAACTTCCCCAAGCTCACCCGGATCGTGATCGCCGGCCATTCCGCAGGCGGCCAGTTCGCCACGCGATACGGCATGGTGAACAAGGTGCACGACACGCCGGGCGTGGAGCTCTCGTATGTGGTGGCCAATCCGTCCAGTTATGCCTGGCCGTCGGCCGTGCGACCGCTGCCCACCGGTGATGCCAATCCGGTCGATGCCGACAAGGCCGCGCTCGGACGCGATGGAGAGAAGGTGCACACCAACTACACCTTCGGTGCGGCCGACGCCGGCAAGGCGCCCAACTACAACCGGTGGCCGGCTGGTCTCGAAAATCTCGCGGGATATTCGGCGGGTATGGACACGGCGCAGTTGGTGAAGCAGCTCGTGAAGCGTCCGGCCACCTACCTGCTGGGCCAGGTGGACGTGCTGCCGCTCGGTGGATTCGACTCCTCGCCCAACGCGATGGCGCAGGGCCCCACCCGTCGCGCGCGTGGTGAAGCGTTCTTCAAGTACGTGAACGAAACACTCGGCGCGAAGCACAACGCGATCATCGTCTCCGAATGTGGGCACAACGACCGGTGTGTCTTCACCACCGACGTCGTACTGCCGGTGATTTTCCCGAAGTGA
- a CDS encoding DUF1569 domain-containing protein: MPTLADAATRATMTARIGTLNPESPARWGRMTAPQMLAHCADAMRMAYGDLPCAPKDVPLARLGISKWLVLNVVPFPKGAPTAPELLARTPEHWDAERDSLVGLVERFDRERTRTAWPAHPLFGTLTSAQWGQLTWKHLDHHLRQFGA; encoded by the coding sequence ATGCCCACACTGGCCGATGCCGCAACGCGCGCCACGATGACGGCGCGCATCGGCACCCTGAATCCCGAGTCGCCCGCTCGCTGGGGGCGCATGACTGCGCCGCAGATGCTGGCCCACTGCGCCGATGCCATGCGAATGGCCTATGGTGATCTGCCCTGTGCGCCGAAGGATGTTCCCCTGGCGCGCCTGGGCATCAGCAAGTGGCTGGTGCTGAATGTGGTACCCTTTCCCAAGGGCGCGCCCACGGCACCGGAGCTGCTGGCGCGGACGCCGGAGCACTGGGACGCCGAACGCGACAGTCTGGTGGGACTTGTCGAACGGTTCGACCGGGAACGCACTCGCACGGCGTGGCCTGCGCATCCCCTCTTCGGAACACTCACCAGCGCACAATGGGGGCAGTTGACATGGAAACACCTCGATCATCACCTGCGACAGTTCGGCGCGTGA